ATATCCATAATTGAACACTATTATTCATATTATAAGCTACTAGAGTCTAGCTCCTGGAAGAACCTTTGAGTGATCGAGCTGGTTGACACTGGACGTGTCGAGTAGATGCACGGTAAGTCCGTTATGCTGCTGGCCGAGTGCGTGTGCCGTGGTGTCGTACCACCATAGCGAGAAAGCGCGACGGACGAGGCCAGGGTCGAATGTGCGAACGCCACGGAAAAAGAGTGAATCAATGAGGCCACGTCGAATAAGGCCAGAGCAATCAATGCCAATTGGACTCTCGCCGCCCCAGTAGTAGGTCACGCCGTCATAGCGACGAAGCCCTGCAACATAATCGGTGCGAAGCGAATCGACAGCAGGCAAGTTGCGTCCGGGTAAGGCTAGAAAGCCGCCGGACAAAAGCGTGACGCTGAACAGGGAGAAACGGAGAACGCGATGCCACCAGCACAACGCGATGAACCCAAACCAGACAACGACAAATAGCACAAGGCCCGTCGCTCGTGTGATGCGATTGCTCATGGGAAAGAGCCATACCGCGACGAATAGCACCAGTACGCCTAGCCAGAATTGTAGCAGTCGCGTTGATGTGGTTCCGTTCATGAGAATTGATAAATCCAAGTTGCTACCTAACGAGAACTCGACGTAAGCAGTATGATAACCAGTTGTATCTATTAATTTATAATCTTAGAAGACCTCACCATGAACACATTATGGTTTCATTAAAATTCTACAAATTTATTCGTGTGAGTATCAATGTAGTGATGTTTCCGTCCAATAATTCTTACGCTGCAGGTATTCTTCACGATTAACAGTAAACCAATTCCATGTCGTTTCTAGTCCGCTACGCAGAGAAGTTGTTGGCTCAAAATCTATCCACGCACGAGCACGGGTCATATCCATAACACGACGCGGAAAACCCGACGGCTTCGACGTATCAAAAATATAATTAAATGGAATAAAGCTATTTAATGTTTTGACCAACTCACGGATGGTGTATCCCTGACCGCTGCCTAAATTAATAAAGGATCCTCGTGTTCCGTGGTATAAGGCAAGAATTACGCCTTCCGCTGCGTCGGTTGCATAAAGAAAGTCTCGAACCGCTGCACCATCTCCCCAAATTTGAACAGGATCTTCACCGTTGGCGATGCGCCACATCAATGAAGGAATGACCATGGCGTTCTCGGGATCGAAGTTATCGCCCGGACCGTAAATGTTGCAAGGGCGAACCACAGCAAAGTGATCAAAACCGTATTGTTGTTGATAAGCCTGACATTGCAATTCCGCCATTCGTTTAGCCCAGCCAGGAAACATATCCATTGGTTGCGTTAATAAATCATATTCATCTTCCTTGAAAATTTCGGCGCTGCCATAAGTTCCAATCGTACTGGTGTATACTACCTTTTTTGCGCCATTCAAACGAGCGGCTTCCAAAACGTTCGTATTCATCATTAAAAAAGGAACAAAGGTACTTGCTGGTCGTGCCTTGGTAATCTCAACAGAGCCTTTAATACCTGCGAGGTGAAATACAAAATCCATATCACAGGTTATTTCCTTGCAAAAGGAAAAATCGCGTAAATCACCATAAATATGTTCAGCGTTTTCATGGACCGTGAGATGATCGAGGGATACGATACGCACATTTGCACCAGCAGCGCAAAGGATGCGAACGACTTCACGGCCAATCATTCCAGTACCACCAGTAACGAGAGCGTTTTTGCCGATAAAGCTATCTACTATTTTCTGTTTTATCATCATTGTTCCATTTTAGACATTATTATTTGATAAAGAACTAGCGCGAGCATGAGGAACCGGAATTCTGCGTGGTAACGCCGCATCCGCAACGTCTGCGAAATGGCGATACTTATTGATGAAGCTACATAATTGCAAATTTGCCTGAGTCGGATCAGCATTCATGCGAGATAATAATTCTTGTATTTCTTGAATAGTAGCTTCTCCAGTTTTTTCTCCGACACGTTGTGCTAAACGTATAAGTCTCGCTGTCTCCTCAACAGAAAAATCTCCATCAACAGCAAGTTCAACAGCAAAGTCGTAATATCCAAGTAATAAGGCGCAAAGATACAACATGGCATATTGACGAATTCCAGATAAATTCGTTACTGTATCTTTAGGATCTTTGAAAAAGACCGCATCACCAAAACATAGTCTTTCTCTTCCAATTATTTTACATTTATCAATATATTTTTGTGACCAACCTTGAGTTTCCATGAATCCATAAAAGGAAAAACCAGCTTTTCTCAAGAATTGTTCTAAATCTGAAAAGCGCGGTTGATTCTCATAAATTTCCACGAAAGAAACTTCAGAAATAATGGCCACGGTACGTTCTTGTAATGTGCGTGGTGCTGCCATCAATAAATCTAATTCCGATCCTTGCACATCTAGCTTTAGCAATTCCCCAAAAAAAGGTTGGCTCTTTCAATATTCAAACAAAATCGCGTCAAGCGTGTCCACCTCCACGGATAGGCTACCCTTGTACTCAAGTGATGAGACACGGTAACGATCACGAAATACGTGACTGGCCTTGAGCAAGGAATGGTTGACACCGTGAGCATAAAGATTTAATTCGCCACGGCCTCGAAAACCACCAACAGCGATATTTTCAACCACCGCAAAACCATAACGATCAGCCAAAGAATCATTTAATTCCATAATTCCTTGAGGATCCGGTTCAAAAGCGAGTACAGCCGCAAATTGAGCAATTGCATTGACGAAATTTCTCACCCCACCACGAGAACCAATATCTATGAAGCCAAGAGGAGCCGATTGTAGTTCAGCAAATATGTGACTAGCTTGAAAATCAGGATCATTTAGGAAATGACATTGATTCTTTTCCTCTACATCGGTCGCCAAATCAATAACGAATAACCCTCATGATATAAACTACCCATACCTAGACGGTGGGATTTAATTAATTCGATTTGCCTGGCATCCATTAGCTTTCGTAAACTAGGGAGATAACCTTGAAGATACTTGCGGCCTTGATGATAACGAAAAGCTATATTATCATACAAGCTCTCTGAATTATAAAAATCTGCTATTGGCTCCATATGGATAACTAAACCTGGACGGCGTTCAATAAGCCAGTCAAGAAATTGTTGAAAGCCTTCGCCGATTTGTTCCAACGCACAAAAAGTCATAACTGCGGTGTTTTTTTCTAAGTGCAGTACCGGATCCGGATGGAATAAATCAAAATGCCGTCCTTGTAACCGAAAGCCATGAAATTTCGCTACGTGATTAATAAGATCTACTGCAGAATATGCCCAGTCTAGCCCAACTAATTCCTTCTCCGGTGCCAGCTGCGCCAAAGCAGCCAAATTGAAGCCGCTGCCGCAACCAAATTCCCAAACTCGCTGAAATTTGGCTAAATATTTAACAAATAACCATCGCCGCAGCACACGAAAATAATTAAACTCAAACCCTGTTGTCAATGGTAGAGCGTAATCACCTTGCAACCGGATATGGGTTGATTTACTAATAAAGCTTGGCTCTAAAGCCGCTAGATCATTTTTACTGGCAGCATAACGTTCCGCTATCTCACCCCAAGCCATTTCCCAAATAGGGTGGCGGTGTTCGCCTACTTGATTAAAACTGTCCAATGAACGTAGCACCGACAGGATTAAAGTATCGCGCTCGTCTTGCTCTAATCGCCGATAGCGAAAATCATGTCGTGCTATTTCTTCTTGAACAAAATATGTATCTTCCGCAGGGGCATCAAAAGCATTCAGAAAATCAGTAACAGTAAAGATACGGATATCCTTCATGATTTCATGCCTGAAGTAATTCGATTCAAATACCAATGTACCGTATCGATTAAGCCGTCACGTAGAGATATCGTCGGCTCGAATCCAAGCGTTTCCCTAGCTTTACTGCAATCAACCATACGTTTAGGGATCGTAGTTGGCTTGCTGGTATCAAATATAACCTCGACATCGTGCCCCGCAGCTTCAAGTATGTATCCAACAATTTCGCGGACGGTGGCAACCTTGCCGTAGCCGATATTGATCGGCTCGCAGGTTGGCATTTTTTCCGTGGCCAATAGACAGCCACGCACTAAATCTTCAACATGCAAAAAATCCCGAATTTCGTCACCGGTACCCCATACTTCGAAGGGAGTCATCTTGTCCACAGCCTTGCGAATGAGCGCGGGAATTACATGACTGGTTGCTAGATTGAAATCGTCAAAACGACCATAAGTAGCCGTCGGGCGAACCAAGACGATTTTAGTGCTGGATTTTTGATGAACAAATTCCCCCATGCGCTCCAGATAACGACGCATCCAGCCATAGCCGAAATAGGAAGGATGAGTAGGCCCATTCCACATTTCATCCTCACGGATGGGATGTTCGGATACCGGATAACCAGTAGACGAGCCAAAGATTTGTACCCGCGCGGTTTTCGCCGCCCAAGCTGCCTCTAACACATTGGCAGTTAAGGTTAAATTGGTGGTAATCGCCGACATGGGATTACTGGCTGTGACTCCTGCGGCGGAGACCGCGCCGGCGCAATGAAAAACGATCTCGACGCCTTCTAGGGCGCGGCGGCATTCCTGCTGATTGGTCAAGTCGGCGATTCGTATTTCAACACTCGGATCATGAATAATCATCGGGCGATTGTGTACGACGGCATGCACCCGCGCACCCGTTTCTAGTAGGGCCTTGACCATGTGTGTGCCGACAAAACCCGATCCACCGGTTACCAAACATATCTTATTTTGATAAAACATGAGAATTATCTCTGGTTGCTGAAACCGATAGCAGCCATTCGACGGCAGTGTGAATACCAGAAACATCCAAGCCAAGCTTGGCGTGAATGTCATGTAAGGTACCGTACCAACCGCAAAAGACGTCCGGCAGCCCGTGATACCAGGTACGCAGGCCGGGCACCTCGTTAATGGCCTCACGCAATCCGAAGGCGTCATGCACAACTAGGATGCGGGTGTCGGCAAATGCCTGTATCAATTCGTGGTCAATTGGTTTTATGGTGTGAAAGTACACCAGATTGACGTTCAGATCGCGCACTGCTTCCAGCACGTTACCAAGCAATGGGCCAGCGGTCATTACTGTCACGTCGCTTCCGTGTTTGAGCACCATTCCCTTGCCAAAACGGATTTCACCAGTATCGATGGTATGCGGATGATCAGACAGACGGAAATAGGTTGGTTGACCATTAGCATATTGACTGCGCAGCAGCGCGTTCAATTCTTTGATTGTTCCCGGCTGCAATACTTCGCACCCTGGCAACATCCGTAAAATAGCTAAATCCGTGTAGGCATGATGGGTGGCGCCGTCCCAGGCGTAATCAAAGGAAGCACCGCAAGAAATAATATTGCCCCCGAAATGGTTGTAGCACAAATCTAATTTGATTTGTTCATAGCTGCGTTCGGTAAGGAATGGTGCGATGGTATGCACAAAGGGAATTAATCCTTGCGAACTCAAGCCCGCCGCAACGCTAATTAACGTATTCTCGCAGATGCCCATATTATGAAAGCGTTCAGGATAACGCTGACGAAAATCATTGAATACATAAACACTCACGTCGCCAAGAATGATGGTAATGCGATCATCATGTTCAGCGAGATCCAGCACAGTCTGTTTAAACTGTTTTCTCATCCAGTTCTCTCATCAGGATTGCAAATTCTTGATTATTCGGTGACCGCCGATGCCATTCATAATGATTATTAGCTAATGTTGTGCAACCATACCCTTTGATCGTATGGGCTACAATTACTTTCACCTGTTGACTAAGCTGTTGAAACGTTTCGCTCAGTGCCTTCAAATCATGACCGGCAACCGCGACCACCTCGCAGCCAAAACCTTGAAAGTGTGCTTCGGGTTCAAATATTTGCAACCCCCGGGCATGGGATCGATTGTCATCATAGATAATTGTTAAGTTATTCAATCTTTGATTAACTGCGACCATGATTGCTTCCCAAACCGTTCCCTCATTTGATTCACCATCGCCAATAAGAACAAACACCCGACGAGGTAACTTTTGTATTTTAAATGCCAAAGCAATGCCAACCGCCACACCAATTCCATGACCTAGTGAACCTGTCGAAACCTCAATGCCGGAAATTTTAGCGTGATCCGCATGGCATCCAAAATCCGACATGAATGCTCCGAAGGTAAAAACTCTTTCGATTGGAAAATACCCATGGTGGGCTAATACACAATAATGAGCAAGTGCCGCATGGCCTTTACTTAAGACAAAGATGTCCCGCTGATTCCAATCGGGAATATTCGGATCGTGTTTCATCACGCCATAAACGGAATGAAGAATTTCAACAATGGAGAAGCAGGTCGGAATATGGCCATGACCACTTTCCCTGGCTATCCGTAAAATGTTTTTTCTGATGTCAGCACAAGCTGGCTGCATAATAACTCCAGTTTATCTCTCGACTATTCCAAAACTGCGAAAGAAATACGTGACGCCGCAGGATAGCGTTGAATTCTAAGACCAGCTAAATTCATGGTTTCAAGAAGTGCGATAGTTTCACCAGGAAATATATCATCACATAATTCGTCAAACACTAATACACTTCCCTTGAATAATCTGGGCTTGATGGCTTCCAAAGCAATTTTAGTTGGAGCATGAATATCAAAATCAAATATCGCTAAGGATACAATAGTTTCTGGATGGCGTGCGAAATATTCGGGAATTGTCTGTGCCGCATCTCCTTTGACCAGCTCGTATTTTTTAAGGTGAGAAACAGGATTCAACGCATCCTGGAGTTCGATGAGCCGCGCTAGATAGGTCTCGTACTCACTCGATACTGAAAAAGAGCCATCAATGCAACGACAATTTACACCATCTTTTTCATTCATTCCCTTAAATCCCTCAAAAGTATCAAAACCAATAATTTTTCGATGACGATTAAATGGCTCAAATATTCCTCGCAATGCCGACAATAAAGAAATAGTCTGTCCCCAGCGTACTCCAAACTCCATGATGACGCCGTGAGTATTGATGATTTTTTGATAAATCTCATGAAAAAAAATTATTCGTGCTAGTGACTTAGAGGTCAGATATAATCCTAAATTTGGTAGTAGTTCGTCATCAGGTAAAGGAGTTTTCTTGAGTAAAGCACAGAACTCTTTTTGAATATTTTTTTCACTTACACTAGAAAGTACGATAGCATCATGTTTTTCTGTTTTCATTTATTCCACCAATTTTTATTTTCTTGCCACCATTCAAGTGTATTTTTTATTCCTGCATCAATGCTTATCTGTGGTATCCAATCTAGTTTGCTGCGGGCTTTCGAGCAATCCAGCGCGCGAAAAGCGGCCGTTGTTGGACGTTGGTCATTATATTGAATGCGGGATGGAGTATAGTCCGCATACTTGAGCGCCCATGTGACAACATCATCAACTGTTGTCTGAACCCCTGAACCAATATTGAAAACATCGAAATGGATGTCATCTCGTTCTAACATTAATACCACCGCGCGTGCAAAATCGTCAGCATGAATCACATCTCTTGTAACCTCTGGGCTACCCCAAATTTCAAATGGATCCATTCGATCGACCGCCTTACGAATAATGGCAGGAATAAAATTAGAGGTTTGAGGATTGAAACGAGCGAATGGCCCAAAAACATTAGACGCACGGATAATCATGATATCCATGCCGGATTGTCGATGCCAGAATTCGCATAATTTTTCGTTAAATCGAGTGACCCAGCCGATTCCCGTATAAGCATCGGGAGGATTTTGATTCAGATCAAGCTGATTTTCTCGGATATGTCCATCAAACGGCTGATACAATGTCGCGGAGCCGATAAATACGAGTCGTCGCATATTTGACATGGCTAAACCTTGCAATAAATTTGCGTTCATGAACAAATTGTCATTAATCTGTTGCCATGGTTGAGCGGTTAATGTGCCGACACCTGAAGTACGAGCAGCCGCCATTACGGCGCAATCACAGCCCATCCCAATACGACTGCATTCTTCCTGTGAGGCGATGTTTGATTTAACGTATTCTATTCGCGGGTTCAAAAAAAATGGTTCTGTGTGATGATAACATGCTCGAATTAATAAATCGGAATCATGATAAAGAAGCCGGGCTAAAATGGCAGTACCAACCATTCCAGTTGCTCCTGCCACTAATATTTTTTTTCCATGCAATGACATAATATCTACCGTACTAAACGCGACGCGCTAAATTTTACTCGATTGCGCCAATAATCCAGCAAATCCAGCATCGTTTTTTCAAACGGAATTGCTGGCTTCCATCCGGTGTGTGCCTGGAATTTTTTCGTATTAGGAACTTGCAGATCGGCATCCAATGGCCTTAATCGAGTCTGCTCAATTTCCACCTGAATGCTATCACGGCACGTTGAAATTGAAATGAGATATTCGAGCATATCCGCTACGGAACATGAAAACGTGCCACCAATATTGTAATAAGCGCCTGGAACTGGATTAATCGTGACCAGCAAATAATAGGCTCTAACTGCGTCGCGGACATCAGACCAAGTACGCAACGACTGGAGATTTCCGGTTTTTACCACTGGTGGGATGAGTCCTTGTTCAATCATGGCGATTTGTTTGGCAAAGGAAGATTCCGCGAATACGTCGCCGCGCCGTGGACCCGTATGAGTAAACATGCGAGTGACCAATACCTTTTGACTGTAAGCCTCGGCGTGAAATCTACCTATTAAATCTGCTCCTGTTTTGGAGATGGCATAAGGTGACGCTGGATGAAAAGAGCATTCTTCATCAATAGGTAATTTTTCTCGTGGTACTCTGCCGAAAACTTCCGACGAGGAGCAGACGTGTATGATGGGATCGATTTCTGAACAACGGCGTAACGCTTCAAGGAGTCTTTCCGTGCCCAGGATATTGGTGTCAAGGGTATGGAGAGGAGAAGTAAAACTGTTTAACGGATAACTTTGAGCCGCAAGGTGAAATACATAATCAGGGCGGGATTTTTCAACGGCGTTAATAAGAGATACATAATCACAAAGATCTCCATCGATGAAGTGGATGCGATCTTGACGATTTGCACGGTCAATGAGATGTTCAATATTATCCAGAGGGCTACGCCATCGACACATCCCAAAAATTTCCCAATCGGTATTCTCCAATAAAAAATCTGCAAGATGTGATCCGACCATACCGGTAATGCCGGTGATTAGTGTTTTCATTTGGAATATTTTTCAAAGAAATTTTGAGCACGGAAATAATCCACCGGAATGCCAATGTCGATAAATTTTCCCTGCGTTAAAAAACCATATAGTCCATAATCTATCATGGTTGGAAAAATTGTTTTTTCAAGAGACACTGACTGTTCAGCAGGTATCATCTTTATTATGATTTCCTGATTTATAACATAAATGCCTGAATTTATATAACCATCACCGGAGTAACAACCTTTTTCTTCAAATTTGGTTATTTGTCCTAAACTATTCATAGATACTTTTCCATAGCGACCCACATCATCTATTGAAGTTACGGCAATCGATAATTTTGCGCTTCTTGTTTTATGAACAGTGAACATTTCGCTTAAATCGAGATCACAAAAAGAATCCCCATTCATGACAATCACTGAATCGGTCTGCAATAGCGATAAAGCCAGACGCAAGGCTCCTCCTGTTCCTAGTGGATATTGTTCCGTCGAGTAAAGGAGTTCCATGGATCGATAACAAGAACCTAATACCGTTTTCATCATTGCTTCCATATAACCAACACATAATATAACACGAGAGATGCCAGCGTCGGCAATTTGGTCCATGAGATAGGTAATGAATGGGCGTCCGTGTATTTTAGCTAAACATTTTGGACAATCATTGACTATCGGACGAAGTCGAGTGCCTAGTCCACCAGCCAGAATTACTGCCTCTTGGGGATATTTTTTATTTATAATCAATTAAATACTCCTTTAGAGTAGTACTCGAAAACAATAGCGCGGAATCAGTGCCCATTCTTTTACTTGTATAATCAATGATTTTAGTTTTTTATACAAATTTCAAAGTAAATACCATTGACAAATATTCTATTTTTTGTGTAAGTTGCTATTTTTATAGAAGCATGAAAATTGTGTTGAACCCCACGGCTAAAGTCGTGGTCTTGTTAAAGTCTAATTCGTCAATCATCGCCGTCCTAAAGGGCGAGGCTAGTGAAAAAACGGAGATTGACCAGCCTAAGTCCGAGCAATCGGGTTACGTTGCAAAAAAGTAATAAAGACTCACCTTGGATTATTTAAAGTATTGAATTGAAGTTGCGTTTCAATATTAGCGAGATAAGTGAAGTCACAAAGCTTGCGTCACCATGCCCGCAAGGGCTGGCAACTGGGAAAGACCGGCGTTTTAACAGACGGTTGCAAAAATCGTCTCCTTTCATTACTAACTTTTTAAGCCAAACGTTTCTCGGAGATACAGATGAAACAAACCTTCCAGCCGCATGTTCTGAAACGTAAACGTGATCACGGCTTTCGCGCCCGGATGAAAACGCGAGGTGGCCGATTGGTACTCAAGGCTCGCCGCGCAAAAGGTCGGGCGCGCCTGACGGTCTAGTATTCCCAAAACTCAAAAAATGGCCAGGATTGGCTTTCCCAGGACGCGGCGGCTTTTCAGGTCGGCACAGTTTGAACGGGTTTTCGCGCAACCTCAGAAGGCGGGGGTGTCCGGTTTAACGGTACTGGCGTGCCTAAATGATCGCACTTATCCGCGTCTAGGTTTGATCGTTTCCAAGCGAAGCACCCGATCTGCTGTTGCCCGTAACCGTATCAAGCGGTTGAGCCGAGAAGTCTTCCGCCATCTCCAGGACCGCCTGGGGGGGGTGGATTTTATCGTTATGTCCCGTCCCGGGCTAACAGAGCGGGATAATCCCACACTTGCTGGACTGCTCTCCAAATGCCTCCTTGACGCCGCGAACCGATGCGGAAGATCCTAATCCTGCTGGTGCGAGGCTATCGTTACCTCTTGAGTCCCTTGCTCGGCAATCACTGCCGTTTTTACCCTACTTGCTCTCAGTACGCCCTGGATGCTCTTGAGCGCCATGGAGCGTTGTGGGGCATGTGGCTGACCGTGCGACGGCTGGCCCGTTGTCATCCCTGGCATGCTGGTGGGGTCGATCCGGTTCCCGATAAACTTTTCAGGCGTTGATATGGATAACCAAAAATTAGTGTTGTACGTTGCCCTGTCTTTTGTTCTGCTGATGCTATGGCAGGCGTGGCAACAGGATTACGGCTCCAAGTCTATTTCCTCCCCTGCTGAACAAGGCGTTTATCCCCTTGGCGGTCCTGCGGTTAAGACTGGTGGAGGCACGGATATTCCCAGGCCGGGCGCGACATCCGTTTTGCCTGCTGCACCATCGCAATCGGTTTTGAAGTCCGCCGAGCGGATTCATGTGGTCACCGATCGGCTCAATGTCGAAATTGATAGCACCGGCGGAGACCTGCGCCAAGTAGAACTCCGATCATATCCCGTTGTTGTGGAACAACCCGATCAGGCATTTCAGTTTCTCTCTGAAGCACCTGAGCGAATGTTCATTGCTCAGGGAGGTCTTTTAGGTAACTCTGCTCCCAATCACTATGCTTCATACAAAATCGAACAGTCCGATTATCGTTTATCCGAAAATGCTTCTACGTTGCAGGTACCATTGTCTTGGCACCATTCATCCGGGATGGAAATAATTAAGGTATATACTTTTCATCGTGATAGTTACGTCGTGAAACTAGATTATCAGGTACATAATTCCACAAATGCGGAATGGCAAGGCCAAATATATTCTCAATTTCAACGCATCGAACCCCCCAATAAAAAATCCGCCTTTGGTATTTATACCTATACAGGAGGTGTAGTTTCTAGTCCAGAAAATATTTATGATAAAGTGGATTTTTCTCGAATGAAGAAAGAAAATCTTTCCTTGGATTTTAAGGGTGGCTGGCTTGCAATGATTGAACATTATTTCGCCGCCGCATTGATTCCGCCCACCGATATTCTGATCCATGCTTATACCAAGATCGTGGATGGGGAACGTTATGTCTTAGGCTACGTTGGCCCAGTGGTAACCCTTCAACCAGGCGAAAATGCGACCATTTCCACGAGTTTTTACATTGGTCCAAAGGATCAGCAGCATTTAAAAAATGCGGCCACTAATCTAGAACTAACTGTCGATTATGGAAAGCTTACCATTATCGCTCAACCTATTTATTGGCTGCTTGCATTAATTCAAGGCGTAGTTCATAACTGGGGTTGGTCGATTATTTTCCTTACCATACTTATCAAGGCGGCATTTTTTCATCTTTCCGCCACCAGCTACAAATCCATGGCTCAAATGCGCAAGCTTACCCCCCGCATTCAAGCCCTCAAGGAGCGTTTCGGAGATGATCGTCAGCGAATGAACGAGGCGATGATGGAGATCTATCGCAAGGAAAAAATTAATCCGTTGGGTGGTTGCCTGCCGATTGTAGTTCAAATTCCAGTTTTTATCGCACTATATTGGGTGTTAGTGGAAAGCGTGGAATTGCGCCAGGCGCCATGGATGTTTTGGATTCACGACCTTTCAGCCCAGGATCCCTATTATGTTTTACCATTGATTATGGGGGTCACGATGTTTGTCCAGCAAAAACTTAGCCCCGCCCCACCAGATCCGATTCAAGCCAAGGTGATGATGGCTATGCCAATTTTTTTTACGGCCATGTTTTTATTTTTTCCGTCCGGGTTGGTGTTGTACTGGGTAGTAAACAATACTCTGTCTATTACCCAGCAATGGTACATTACCAATAAGCTGATCAATGACTAACGCAGCTAAACTGTATACCCATTGAAGCCTTGCTACACTTCAATGGGTTGCGGAAAATTACCGCCTTATTTATTGAAAGGCTCCGGGCGCGGAGTCTTATCGCTGGAGGGTGGTAAGATCGGTAGCAAAAATCTAGGTTGATCGCCAGTCAAGGTGTTCAGGAATGCCACAATCTTGGCGTTTTCTTCCACACTAAATGTTTTTCCGAGTTGAATACGACCCATGGTATCCACCGCCTCAGAGAGGATATGAGCCTCACCGTCGTGAAAATAAGGATAAGTCAGCGCCACATTTCGCAAGGTCGGCACTTTGAACTTAAATCTATCCTCTTCGTTACCAGTGACCGCGCTTAAACCTTCGGCGGAACTGTTGGCTGCATAAGGCTCGACGATACCCATTTTTTGGAATGAATTACCACCCACTGCCATACCGTTGTGACAGGCGACACAACCGCTATTTTTAAATAGCTCGTAGCCAGCTTTTTCGTCGGCAGTAATAGCATCCGTATTGCCTAGCAACCATTGGTCGAAACGAGAATTCGGTGTGACTAGTGTCTTCTCGAATTCTGCAATTGCCTGGGTTACTTGATCGACAGTAATTTTGTCTTCACCGAAAGTTTGTTTGAAATCAACAATATAACCAGGTATAGACTCTAATACCTCAATAGCCAGCGCATGGTTGGAGGCCATCTCACCTGGGTTAGCGATTGGACCAC
This is a stretch of genomic DNA from Gammaproteobacteria bacterium. It encodes these proteins:
- a CDS encoding GDP-L-fucose synthase codes for the protein MIKQKIVDSFIGKNALVTGGTGMIGREVVRILCAAGANVRIVSLDHLTVHENAEHIYGDLRDFSFCKEITCDMDFVFHLAGIKGSVEITKARPASTFVPFLMMNTNVLEAARLNGAKKVVYTSTIGTYGSAEIFKEDEYDLLTQPMDMFPGWAKRMAELQCQAYQQQYGFDHFAVVRPCNIYGPGDNFDPENAMVIPSLMWRIANGEDPVQIWGDGAAVRDFLYATDAAEGVILALYHGTRGSFINLGSGQGYTIRELVKTLNSFIPFNYIFDTSKPSGFPRRVMDMTRARAWIDFEPTTSLRSGLETTWNWFTVNREEYLQRKNYWTETSLH
- a CDS encoding Transket_pyr domain-containing protein, translated to MRKQFKQTVLDLAEHDDRITIILGDVSVYVFNDFRQRYPERFHNMGICENTLISVAAGLSSQGLIPFVHTIAPFLTERSYEQIKLDLCYNHFGGNIISCGASFDYAWDGATHHAYTDLAILRMLPGCEVLQPGTIKELNALLRSQYANGQPTYFRLSDHPHTIDTGEIRFGKGMVLKHGSDVTVMTAGPLLGNVLEAVRDLNVNLVYFHTIKPIDHELIQAFADTRILVVHDAFGLREAINEVPGLRTWYHGLPDVFCGWYGTLHDIHAKLGLDVSGIHTAVEWLLSVSATRDNSHVLSK
- a CDS encoding hypothetical protein (Evidence 5 : Unknown function), yielding MATDVEEKNQCHFLNDPDFQASHIFAELQSAPLGFIDIGSRGGVRNFVNAIAQFAAVLAFEPDPQGIMELNDSLADRYGFAVVENIAVGGFRGRGELNLYAHGVNHSLLKASHVFRDRYRVSSLEYKGSLSVEVDTLDAILFEY
- a CDS encoding hypothetical protein (Evidence 5 : Unknown function), which gives rise to MDLSILMNGTTSTRLLQFWLGVLVLFVAVWLFPMSNRITRATGLVLFVVVWFGFIALCWWHRVLRFSLFSVTLLSGGFLALPGRNLPAVDSLRTDYVAGLRRYDGVTYYWGGESPIGIDCSGLIRRGLIDSLFFRGVRTFDPGLVRRAFSLWWYDTTAHALGQQHNGLTVHLLDTSSVNQLDHSKVLPGARL
- a CDS encoding GDP-L-fucose synthase, giving the protein MFYQNKICLVTGGSGFVGTHMVKALLETGARVHAVVHNRPMIIHDPSVEIRIADLTNQQECRRALEGVEIVFHCAGAVSAAGVTASNPMSAITTNLTLTANVLEAAWAAKTARVQIFGSSTGYPVSEHPIREDEMWNGPTHPSYFGYGWMRRYLERMGEFVHQKSSTKIVLVRPTATYGRFDDFNLATSHVIPALIRKAVDKMTPFEVWGTGDEIRDFLHVEDLVRGCLLATEKMPTCEPINIGYGKVATVREIVGYILEAAGHDVEVIFDTSKPTTIPKRMVDCSKARETLGFEPTISLRDGLIDTVHWYLNRITSGMKS
- a CDS encoding transketolase, with protein sequence MQPACADIRKNILRIARESGHGHIPTCFSIVEILHSVYGVMKHDPNIPDWNQRDIFVLSKGHAALAHYCVLAHHGYFPIERVFTFGAFMSDFGCHADHAKISGIEVSTGSLGHGIGVAVGIALAFKIQKLPRRVFVLIGDGESNEGTVWEAIMVAVNQRLNNLTIIYDDNRSHARGLQIFEPEAHFQGFGCEVVAVAGHDLKALSETFQQLSQQVKVIVAHTIKGYGCTTLANNHYEWHRRSPNNQEFAILMRELDEKTV
- a CDS encoding hypothetical protein (Evidence 5 : Unknown function); the protein is MQGSELDLLMAAPRTLQERTVAIISEVSFVEIYENQPRFSDLEQFLRKAGFSFYGFMETQGWSQKYIDKCKIIGRERLCFGDAVFFKDPKDTVTNLSGIRQYAMLYLCALLLGYYDFAVELAVDGDFSVEETARLIRLAQRVGEKTGEATIQEIQELLSRMNADPTQANLQLCSFINKYRHFADVADAALPRRIPVPHARASSLSNNNV
- a CDS encoding Class I SAM-dependent methyltransferase, translating into MKDIRIFTVTDFLNAFDAPAEDTYFVQEEIARHDFRYRRLEQDERDTLILSVLRSLDSFNQVGEHRHPIWEMAWGEIAERYAASKNDLAALEPSFISKSTHIRLQGDYALPLTTGFEFNYFRVLRRWLFVKYLAKFQRVWEFGCGSGFNLAALAQLAPEKELVGLDWAYSAVDLINHVAKFHGFRLQGRHFDLFHPDPVLHLEKNTAVMTFCALEQIGEGFQQFLDWLIERRPGLVIHMEPIADFYNSESLYDNIAFRYHQGRKYLQGYLPSLRKLMDARQIELIKSHRLGMGSLYHEGYSLLIWRPM